One Denticeps clupeoides chromosome 12, fDenClu1.1, whole genome shotgun sequence genomic window carries:
- the snai1a gene encoding snail family zinc finger 1a has product MPRSFLVKKYFASKRPNYSELECQNAAALETHPVVEVAPGDSGVTCFTAGLVWDVNLLPMSPSSGPLDLSSPSSLSSGSSSGDEDEGRTSDPPSPEPPETYRPQQRPRRGTKGRPAAREEQAEAPGAAVARPAFFCKHCPKEYTSLGALKMHIRSHTLPCVCPTCGKAFSRPWLLRGHIRTHTGERPFSCPHCNRAFADRSNLRAHLQTHADVKKYQCGTCSRTFSRMSLLQKHSVAGCNPPSV; this is encoded by the exons ATGCCTCGATCTTTCCTGGTAAAGAAGTACTTCGCCAGCAAAAGGCCGAACTACAGCGAGCTGGAATGTCAGAACG CCGCGGCGCTGGAGACGCACCCGGTGGTGGAAGTGGCTCCAGGCGACAGCGGCGTGACCTGCTTCACGGCTGGCCTGGTGTGGGACGTGAACCTGCTCCCCATGTCCCCCAGCTCGGGCCCGCTGGACCTGAGCTCCCCCTCCAGCCtgagcagcggcagcagcagcggggACGAGGACGAGGGACGCACGTCCGACCCGCCCAGCCCGGAGCCGCCGGAGACCTACCGGCCCCAGCAGCGGCCCCGCCGCGGCACCAAGGGCCGCCCGGCCGCCCGGGAGGAGCAGGCAGAGGCCCCGGGCGCGGCCGTCGCCAGGCCGGCGTTCTTCTGCAAGCACTGTCCCAAAGAGTACACCAGCCTGGGGGCGCTGAAGATGCACATCCGCTCGCACACCCTGCCCTGCGTGTGCCCCACCTGCGGCAAAGCCTTTTCCCGACCCTGGCTGCTGCGAGGGCACATCCGCACGCACACAG GCGAGCGCCCCTTCTCCTGTCCCCACTGCAACCGCGCCTTCGCTGACCGCTCCAACCTGCGCGCCCACCTGCAGACCCACGCCGACGTCAAGAAGTACCAGTGCGGCACCTGCTCCCGCACCTTCAGCCGCATGTCCCTGCTGCAGAAGCACAGCGTCGCCGGCTGCAACCCGCCCTCCGTCTGA